Proteins encoded within one genomic window of Corynebacterium aurimucosum:
- a CDS encoding FecCD family ABC transporter permease, with translation MIVSVRSVLSFAGIVIVALAIAAYSLFSPGAGQDSAALWSVATNPNSTDFAATVVWQWRAPRVVAAIVVGMCLGIAGAIFQILTHNPLGSPDIIGFNTGAYTGVIAVSLAGFSSAFNIALGALVGGTVTALLIMGLSFAGRLTGARLIVVGIGVTFFLSAINKWLILSGELEQSLGAATWAAGTLNAVSWGYVIPLGVLGGVACVAGLLLRGWCDALALGDSTASSLGLNVNRARVVMVLVGTVLVAVSTAIAGPISFIALAAPHMARLLSRPGRTPVLASGVLGALFLLAADLAGQRLFFPITLPAGLVTVCAGGIYLAGLLLWQSRFARVKGR, from the coding sequence GTGATTGTGAGCGTGAGAAGTGTTTTGTCCTTTGCAGGTATTGTGATCGTCGCGCTAGCTATTGCTGCCTATTCGCTCTTCTCGCCTGGTGCCGGGCAGGATAGCGCAGCGTTGTGGTCCGTGGCTACGAATCCCAATAGCACTGACTTTGCGGCCACCGTCGTGTGGCAATGGCGTGCTCCGCGGGTGGTTGCCGCGATTGTCGTAGGAATGTGTTTGGGCATAGCGGGCGCCATCTTTCAGATCCTCACCCACAATCCTCTGGGCTCGCCCGACATCATCGGGTTTAATACCGGTGCCTATACCGGTGTCATCGCGGTATCCTTGGCGGGCTTTAGTTCCGCATTTAATATTGCGCTAGGCGCGTTGGTGGGTGGGACTGTTACTGCGTTACTCATCATGGGGCTTTCATTTGCCGGAAGGCTCACGGGAGCAAGGCTGATTGTGGTGGGGATTGGAGTGACGTTCTTTCTTTCAGCAATAAACAAGTGGCTGATTCTAAGTGGCGAGTTGGAGCAATCCTTAGGTGCGGCGACTTGGGCGGCTGGAACATTGAATGCTGTGTCCTGGGGCTACGTTATCCCCTTGGGGGTGCTGGGAGGCGTGGCGTGCGTCGCTGGGTTGCTGCTGCGTGGCTGGTGCGACGCGCTTGCCCTGGGGGATAGCACGGCGAGTTCGTTGGGGCTGAACGTGAATCGTGCACGTGTGGTGATGGTTCTGGTTGGCACAGTTCTTGTCGCTGTATCGACGGCGATAGCGGGCCCAATCTCATTTATCGCCCTCGCGGCCCCTCATATGGCTCGCCTGCTCTCGCGTCCAGGCAGGACACCGGTGTTGGCTTCAGGAGTGCTCGGCGCTCTTTTCTTGCTCGCTGCTGACTTAGCGGGGCAGCGCCTATTTTTCCCTATTACTTTGCCCGCCGGCCTTGTAACTGTCTGTGCTGGTGGCATCTACCTTGCGGGTCT
- a CDS encoding FecCD family ABC transporter permease has product MVAGIAILGIGVALSLALGARSIPLSDVLAALRGQPGIASSIVWERRLPRTLVAVCAGCALALAGAVLQIMTRNPLADTGVFGINVGASLAAAIALGWWGWQSPFAFSLAAIIGAAVTMLVVTAVGRGRAGDVDPLRLILAGVAIGAVCEGLSSALILIDPHSFARIRAWVTGSVDVASWTPVAITSGGLAVGVVLLIVFARHLPPLALGDEAAASLGINLKMTRLGLIAAVTVLAATATAAAGVIVFVGLVIPHVVRLCGIYEERAQLAASAVVGPLFLLGADIVGRFLIAAELPAGVAVSLIGAPVLIALSHRAGRRL; this is encoded by the coding sequence GTGGTTGCTGGCATTGCCATTCTCGGTATCGGTGTTGCGCTGTCGCTCGCGTTGGGGGCGCGTAGCATTCCTTTAAGTGACGTGTTGGCTGCCCTTCGAGGGCAGCCTGGTATCGCTTCCTCGATCGTGTGGGAGAGGCGGCTTCCCCGTACTCTCGTTGCCGTGTGTGCGGGCTGTGCTTTGGCTCTCGCTGGCGCAGTCCTGCAGATTATGACTCGCAATCCGTTGGCAGATACCGGAGTCTTCGGCATCAACGTTGGCGCTAGCTTGGCCGCGGCCATTGCTCTGGGCTGGTGGGGGTGGCAATCACCTTTTGCTTTTTCGCTCGCAGCCATCATCGGTGCGGCAGTGACCATGTTGGTGGTCACCGCGGTAGGGCGTGGCAGAGCGGGCGATGTTGATCCGCTGAGACTGATTCTTGCAGGTGTAGCCATCGGGGCGGTATGTGAGGGCCTGTCCTCCGCGCTGATCCTGATAGATCCTCACTCTTTCGCACGTATCCGCGCTTGGGTGACGGGCTCTGTTGACGTGGCCTCGTGGACACCGGTGGCGATTACGTCCGGTGGGTTAGCAGTTGGTGTGGTGCTGCTGATTGTCTTTGCGCGTCACTTGCCGCCCCTTGCTTTGGGGGATGAAGCCGCGGCGAGTCTTGGGATCAACCTCAAGATGACGCGCTTGGGACTTATCGCAGCGGTAACGGTCTTGGCGGCTACGGCCACAGCGGCAGCGGGGGTGATTGTATTTGTTGGCTTGGTTATTCCGCATGTGGTCAGGCTGTGCGGAATTTATGAAGAGCGGGCGCAACTCGCTGCCTCTGCCGTGGTCGGGCCTCTGTTCTTGTTGGGTGCTGACATTGTTGGTCGCTTTCTTATCGCGGCCGAGTTGCCGGCTGGCGTCGCGGTATCGCTCATTGGTGCCCCAGTATTGATTGCGTTGTCCCATCGCGCTGGAAGGAGGTTGTGA